CGGCGCAGGAACAGGTTTTCGCGCACATCGCCCAACCGGATGAGCGACACGATCGTGCCGCTTTGCGGGCGGATCTCGACCAGCCCTTCGCCCTGCAGGCGGGAGAGCGCTTCGGAGACGGGGAAACGGGAGACGCCGAGGCGCTGGCAGAGCGCCGCCTTGTCGAGCTGGGTTCCCGGCTGGAGCTCAAGCGAAACAATGGCTTCGCGGAGTGCCGCCACCACGCGCGCGGTGGCACCGCCCCGGGTCTGGCCCCGGACGTCGCCCAAAAACGCGTAGGATTCTGCTTTCAAGTTCATACTAACATGTTAGAATGCCGCATCAGAAACGCAACCTCTTTTTGCCGCGCGGGGCCATATTTCACAGCCGCATCGCGCTAAGAACACCGGAAAGAAAGCCATGAGCCAAATGACCACCGTCAAGACCGAGCCGCGCGCCATTCGCCTTTCTCCGCGCGACAACGTCGTCGTCGCGGTCGATGAGATTCCGCAAGGGTCGCTAGCCGCCGGCGGCATCGCCGCCAATGCGCGCATCGCGCGGGGTCACAAGATGGCGGTGTCGTCGATCGAGATCGGCCAGCCGGTCTTGAAGTTCGGGCAGATCATCGGCTTTGCCACGGAGACGATTGCGCCCGGCGATTGGATTCACGAGCACAATACCGGCATGGGTGCGTTCGACCGCGATTATCAATTCGCGGCCGGCGCCAAGAATGACGAGGTGCTGCCGGTCGAAGCGCGCGCCACCTTCCAGGGCTATCGCCGTGCCAACGGCAAATCCGGCACCCGTAATTATATCGGCATTCTCACCTCGGTAAACTGCTCGGCCTCAGTGGCGCGCTTCATGGCGGAGGCGGTCAACAAGAGCGGCATGCTCGATGACTACCCCAATATCGACGGCGTCATCCCCTTCGTGCACGGCACCGGCTGCGGCATGGCGTCGAAGGGTGAAGGCTTCGATATCCTCAAACGCACGCAATGGGGCTATGCCACCAACCCGAACCTTGCCGCGGTTCTGCTGGTGGGATTGGGCTGCGAGGTGTTCCAGATCAGCCGCATGAAGGAGCTCTACAACATCGTCGAGAGCGACACCTTCCGTACCATGACCATCCAGGATACCGGCGGGACGCGGAAGACGATCGAGGCCGGCATCGCGGCCATCAAGGACATGCTGCCCAAGGCCAATGACGTGCGGCGCGAGACCATCTTGGCATCCGAGCTGATCCTGGCGCTGCAATGCGGCGGTTCGGATGGGTATTCCGGCATCACCGCCAATCCGGCGTTGGGGGCCGCGGTCGATCTCATCGTGAGGCATGGCGGCACAGGGATTCTCTCCGAGACGCCGGAGATTTATGGTGCGGAACATCTGCTGACGCGCCGCGCGGTCAACCGCGATGTCGGCGAAAAACTGATCAGCCGCATCAAATGGTGGGAAGAATATTCGGCGCGCAATGGCGGCGAGATGAACAACAACCCTTCACCCGGCAACAAGGCCGGTGGGCTTACCACCATTCTGGAGAAGTCGCTGGGGGCAGCCGCCAAGGGCGGCACCACCAACTTGACCGCGGTCTATGAATATGCCGAGCAGGTGACGGCCAAGGGTTTCGTATTCATGGACACGCCGGGCTATGACCCCGTCTCGGCCACCGGCCAGGTCGCGGGCGGCGCCAACATTCTGTGCTTCACGACCGGGCGCGGCTCGGCCTATGGCTGCAAGCCGACGCCGTCCATCAAGCTTGCCACCAACACACCGATGTACGAGCGCATGGTCGAGGACATGGACATCAATTGTGGCGACATCCTCGACGGCGTCACTGTGCAGGAGAAGGGGCAGGAGATTTTCGAGCTGATCCTGCGCGTGGCTTCCGGCGAGCAGTCGAAATCCGAACAGCTCGGCTATGGCGATAACGAGTTCGTGCCATGGCAGATTGGCGCGACGATGTAGCCACGACTCGTGCGTCATCCCCGCGAAGGCGGGGATCCACGAGTTGCTTTCTTCATGCTGTTGGCAAACTCGTGGATGGTCGGCCTTCGCCGACCATGACGATTGAGCTTTAGACCAATCCCAACAATTGCACCTTCTGCCTGACCAGCGCGTAGATCGTGTCGATGGTGGGTGTCGGCACGTCGACCAATCGGCCGAGATCGCGCACGGCGCCGACGATGGCATCGAGTTCAATCGGACGGCCGCGCTCAATATCCTGCAGCATCGACGTCTTGTGTTCGCCGACGGCGGCCGCACCGTTGATGCGCTTTTCGACATCGATCGGCATCTTGACGCCAAGCTTCAAGGCGATCGCTTCTGCTTCCGACATCATTGCCTTGGCGATGGCGCGGGTGTCGGCATCACCGCAAATGCGCGCCAAGGTGCCGCCCGTGAGGGCGGAGAGCGGATTGAAGGCGACATTGCCCCAGAGCTTCACCCAGATCTCCGTGCGGATGTCTGGCTTCACCGGCGCCTTGAAGCCGGCGGCGATGAAGGCGGCACTGAGCGCCGCGACCCGCTCGGTCTTGACGCCACTCGCTTCTCCCAGGGAGAAGCGGTCATTCTCGACATGATGGATATGGCCGGGAGCCACGACCTCAGCTGCCGGATAAACGACGCAGCCGATGACGCGTTGCGGGCCGACAAGCTGCCAGAGCTTGTCCTCCGGATCGACCGAAGGCAGACGCGCATCCTTGAGCGATCCCTCGGCACCGTAGAAATACCACCAGGGCACGCCGTTGACGGCCATCACCACGCCGGTATCGGGACCCAGCAGCGGCGCCAGCTTGTCGGCAATGCCCGGCACGGCATTGGCCTTAAGGGCGACGATGACGAAATCCTGCGGGCCGGCCTCGCGCGCATCCTCGGTGGCTTTCGGATGCACGGTGAAGTCGCCGGAATGGCCGGTTAGATGCAGGCCCTTTTCCTTCAGCGCCGCGAGATGTGGCCCGCGGGCAATGAGGGTCACCTCCTGCCCGGTTCGGGCAAGGTGCGCGCCGATGAGACCGCCGATGGCACCGGCACCGTAGATCGCAACCTTCACAGCTTTGCGCTTTCCGGGCCGAGGCCAAGCTTCTGCGCAAGGCCGATGCGCTGCAGCTTGCCGGTGGCCCCCTTGGGGATCTCGGCAAGGAAGAGAATCTTCTTAGGTACCTTGAAATCGGCAAGGCGGGTTGCCGCGAAGTCCCGGAGTTCCTTCTCAGTGGCACTCTGCCCTTCCTTGAGGACCACGGCGGCGCCTACTTCCTCACCCAGCTTGTCATGCGGAATGCCGAAGGTGACGATCTGCGCTACAGCGGGGTGATCCATCAGGATGTCGTCGACCTCGCGCGGAGAGATCTTCTCGCCACCGCGGTTGATGATCTCCTTGAGGCGGCCGGTGAGGCGCAGATAGCCCTCGCCGTCCATCGTGCCCTGGTCGCCGGTGCGGAACCAGCCGTCGCGAAAGCCTTCTTCATTGGCCTTCGGGTTGTTGGCATAGCCCGGCGTCACATTCGCACCCTTGATGACGATCTCGCCTACCTCACCGGCAGGGAGCAGCTTGCCATCCAGCCCCATGATGGCAACGTCGGGGCCGGCCGCTATTCCAACCGAACCCGGCTTGCGCGGCCGCGGCGGGAGCGGGTTGCTGGCCATCTGATGTGCGGCTTCCGTCATGCCATAGGCTTCGATGACGGGGCAGCCGAAGGTCTCCTCAAGCTGCTTCATCACCTGCGGGGGCAGGCTCGCCGACGAAGAGCGGATGAAGCGCAATTTGCGCCGCGCCAGCACGTCGGCGTTGCGGTCGGCGCGCGCGAGTACCGTCTGGTGCATGGTGGGAACGGCCGTGTACCAGGTGGCCTTGGCCTCGTCGAGCTGGGCGAAGAATTTCAACGCATTGAAGCCCGGCGGCACATGCACCGAGGCACCAGCCGCAAAGGATGAAAGCAAGGCGGCGATGAGGCCATGACTGTGGAAGAGCAGCATCACCACCAGCGCGCGATCGGCCGGTGTCAGCGACAAGGTGCGCACGATATTGCGGGCGGAGGTCGCGAGGTTGCGCTGGGTAAGCGGCACGATCTTGGGGCGTGAGGTGGTGCCGGAGGTGTGCAGCACCAGGGCGACATCGTCCGGCGACGGGTTGGGCGCGCCGTGATCGGCAAAGGGAATGGAGAGGGTCATGGCGCCAGCCGGACCGCTGAGATCGGGCGTCACATCGATGACCCGGATGTTGTGCTTGCCCGCCACCTCGCGCGCGGGCGAATCGCCGCCGCCCAGGATCAACAGTGCCTTGGCATTGAGATCGCCGAGATAGAAATCGAATTCGTCGCCACGATAGGCGGCGTTCAACGGCGCCGCCACGGCGAAGCTCGCCACGGCCACGAAGAGTGCTGCCATTTCCGGACCGTTGGGAGCCACGATGGCGACCGCATCCTGCGGGCCGATGCCGATGGCACGCAAGCCGCCGCCGATGCGGTTCACCAGCGCCACGAGCTCGCCGCGCGTCATGGTGCGGCG
This genomic interval from Rhodospirillaceae bacterium contains the following:
- a CDS encoding altronate dehydratase, giving the protein MSQMTTVKTEPRAIRLSPRDNVVVAVDEIPQGSLAAGGIAANARIARGHKMAVSSIEIGQPVLKFGQIIGFATETIAPGDWIHEHNTGMGAFDRDYQFAAGAKNDEVLPVEARATFQGYRRANGKSGTRNYIGILTSVNCSASVARFMAEAVNKSGMLDDYPNIDGVIPFVHGTGCGMASKGEGFDILKRTQWGYATNPNLAAVLLVGLGCEVFQISRMKELYNIVESDTFRTMTIQDTGGTRKTIEAGIAAIKDMLPKANDVRRETILASELILALQCGGSDGYSGITANPALGAAVDLIVRHGGTGILSETPEIYGAEHLLTRRAVNRDVGEKLISRIKWWEEYSARNGGEMNNNPSPGNKAGGLTTILEKSLGAAAKGGTTNLTAVYEYAEQVTAKGFVFMDTPGYDPVSATGQVAGGANILCFTTGRGSAYGCKPTPSIKLATNTPMYERMVEDMDINCGDILDGVTVQEKGQEIFELILRVASGEQSKSEQLGYGDNEFVPWQIGATM
- a CDS encoding 2-dehydropantoate 2-reductase, with the translated sequence MKVAIYGAGAIGGLIGAHLARTGQEVTLIARGPHLAALKEKGLHLTGHSGDFTVHPKATEDAREAGPQDFVIVALKANAVPGIADKLAPLLGPDTGVVMAVNGVPWWYFYGAEGSLKDARLPSVDPEDKLWQLVGPQRVIGCVVYPAAEVVAPGHIHHVENDRFSLGEASGVKTERVAALSAAFIAAGFKAPVKPDIRTEIWVKLWGNVAFNPLSALTGGTLARICGDADTRAIAKAMMSEAEAIALKLGVKMPIDVEKRINGAAAVGEHKTSMLQDIERGRPIELDAIVGAVRDLGRLVDVPTPTIDTIYALVRQKVQLLGLV
- a CDS encoding AMP-binding protein, coding for MTDLATVPALLQGGPATADAIGAPERRTMTRGELVALVNRIGGGLRAIGIGPQDAVAIVAPNGPEMAALFVAVASFAVAAPLNAAYRGDEFDFYLGDLNAKALLILGGGDSPAREVAGKHNIRVIDVTPDLSGPAGAMTLSIPFADHGAPNPSPDDVALVLHTSGTTSRPKIVPLTQRNLATSARNIVRTLSLTPADRALVVMLLFHSHGLIAALLSSFAAGASVHVPPGFNALKFFAQLDEAKATWYTAVPTMHQTVLARADRNADVLARRKLRFIRSSSASLPPQVMKQLEETFGCPVIEAYGMTEAAHQMASNPLPPRPRKPGSVGIAAGPDVAIMGLDGKLLPAGEVGEIVIKGANVTPGYANNPKANEEGFRDGWFRTGDQGTMDGEGYLRLTGRLKEIINRGGEKISPREVDDILMDHPAVAQIVTFGIPHDKLGEEVGAAVVLKEGQSATEKELRDFAATRLADFKVPKKILFLAEIPKGATGKLQRIGLAQKLGLGPESAKL